GCGTGCCGGTCGAGGTACGCCTCGCCACCGCGCAGGCCGAGGTCCTGCGCCCTCGCCTCGCGCACCGCCGTGAGGCGGTCCAGGTTGACCCGAAGCCCGATCACACGGTTCGCGGGGAGCTTGAGGAGCTGCGGAGGAGGAGGAACCCCAGGCACCAGCGGCACGTTGGCCGCCCGGACCCCCTGGAAGGCCAGGAAAAAGCAGGTCGAGCTCTTCGAAGCCCGCGACACGCCCACTAGGACCACGTCGGCGCGGGACAGCTCGTGCGGGCGCTGCCCGTCGTCGTGGAGCAGGGTGAAGTCGAACGCCGTCATGCCGTCCGATCGGTCCCGCTCGAGAGCGTGAAGCAGGCCGGGGGTCTCGCCCCGCTTCCGCTGGAACTGGTCGTGCAGGGCGGAGAACGCGGGGCCCAGGACGTCCACGGTCGGGACGAGGCGTCCTCCCGACGTCTTCCTCATGGCCCTTCGCGTCTCCTCGCCGACCAGCGTGTAGAAGATGACGGCCCCGGCCTTGGCGGCGTCGTCGACGATTCGCTCGACCTCGTCCGGCGATCGCACCGCGACGCGGCGCGCCTCCCGGTATCGCTGGCCCTCGAACTGCGCCGCGGCCGCCTTGAGGACGCGGGTCGCGGTGTCCCCCGTGCCGTCGGAGACGATCAGGATGGTGGGTGTCTTGGCTCTCGGCATGAGGTCACCCCGGGGGCGAGGAGGCGCCGTCGCCCGGTCGTCGGGCGCGCCCCTCAGCCCACGAACTTGTACCCGCGCCCGTGGAGCGTGAGGATGAAGCGTGGCTTGGACGGCGTCGGCTCGAGCTTGTGCCGCAGCGAGGCGACGTGCACGTCCACCGTGCGGGAGTACGGGGTCGCGTCGTATCCCCACACCTCGTGGAGCAGCTGGTCCCGGGAGAGGAGCTGCCCGCGGTGCTCCACGAGGTACGACAGCAGCTTGAACTCCAGGGCCGACACGTCCACGGCGCGCCCTTCCTTCAGGACCTCTCCCCGGCGAAAGTCGACCTCCACCTCGCCGAACGCGTAGGTCCCCACCGAAGCGGCGATCGGCGTGCGCGCCCTCCGCAGCAGGGATTCGACGCGCGCCAAGAGCTCCATCATCTCGAACGGCTTGGTGAGATAGTCGTCGGCCCCCAACTTGAGGCCGACCACCTTGTCCACCGACTGGCTCCGGGCGGTCAGCATGAGGACGGGGACCTCGCACCCGCGCCGGCGCAGCTCGCGGCAGACGTCGAACCCGTCGCGCCCCGGCAGCATGACGTCCAGGACGACCAGGTCGAACGTCCCGGTCGCGGCGCGCTCGAGTCCCGTCGTCCCGTCGCCCGCGGACTCCACCACGTACCCCTCGCTGGTCAGCCGGTCGCTCAACGTGATCACGAGAGCTGGCTCGTCCTCGACGAGCAGGATCTTCCTGGCGGGGCTGGCCGGATCCGGTCCCGTCCGCGGATCGGGGGGTTTCCCTCGCGACCCGGAGGTCATGCGCCGTTCTCGCCCTTCGCGACGGGGAGGAGGATCGTGAACGCCGCCCCCTTGCCCGCGCTCGATTCCACGGTGACCCGCCCGCCGTGCGCCTGCACGATGCCTCTCACCACGGTCAGGCCGAGGCCGCTGCCCGGCACGGCGCCGGCCGACCTCCCCCGTCCGCGGTAGAAAGGCTCGAACACGTGCGCCAGATCCTCGGCCGCGACGCCCGGTCCCCGGTCTTCCACGGTCACGACGAGACAGCTCCCCCCGAGGCCCGGGCCGACGCCGGCGCCCACGCGAAGGTAGCGCCCTTCCGCGCCGTACTTGATCGCGTTCCCGATGAGGTTCTCGAGGGCGCGCCTCAGCGCGGGTCCGTCGCCTTCGATCTCCGGGAGACCGGGCGCGATCTTCGTCTCCACGACGATCCCCTTCTCGTCGAGAGACCGCCTCGATGCCGCCAGCGCTTCCTCGATCACCCGCTCCATCGCCACCCGCTGCCTCGCGAAGGCGTTCCTCCCCGACTGCAGCCCCGCGAACGCCAGCACCTGCTCCACCATGTCCGTGAGCCGCCGCCCCTCCCGGTCGATCAGCGCTCCGTACTCCCTCACCTGCGCGGGCTCCCGGACGACGCCGTCGGCGAGGTTCTGCGCCGCGGAGCGCATCCCGGCCAGCGGCGTCGCGAGCTCGTGCGTCACCCCCGCGGTGAACTCGAGCTGCTGTCTCGCGAGCCGCTGCGACCGGCGGACCGAGACCAGGAGCATCGTCATGCTGAACGCGAGCAGGAGCAGCGTGCCCATGCTCATGGCGAGATTGCGATGCCGCGCGTACGCGACGGCCGTCTCGAGCGAGCCCGCTGGATGAACGACCAGCAGGCGCCACGGGCGCTGGGCCGGAGGACGCGATGGAGCGGCGGCCGTCTCGGGCGTCCGCTCCGTGGCCGGTCTCGGGCCGACCGGCCCCACGCGCTCCTCCGCCGTCGGCGGCTCGGCCCAGGGCCCCGGAAACGGCGGAGCGCCGAGCGACTCGGATTCCTCGGAGC
Above is a genomic segment from Terriglobia bacterium containing:
- a CDS encoding kinase/pyrophosphorylase, which encodes MPRAKTPTILIVSDGTGDTATRVLKAAAAQFEGQRYREARRVAVRSPDEVERIVDDAAKAGAVIFYTLVGEETRRAMRKTSGGRLVPTVDVLGPAFSALHDQFQRKRGETPGLLHALERDRSDGMTAFDFTLLHDDGQRPHELSRADVVLVGVSRASKSSTCFFLAFQGVRAANVPLVPGVPPPPQLLKLPANRVIGLRVNLDRLTAVREARAQDLGLRGGEAYLDRHAVSREVIAANRLMDKQGWHSVDVSYLAIEEIAKEVMRLRKLRGSRPW
- a CDS encoding response regulator transcription factor — encoded protein: MTSGSRGKPPDPRTGPDPASPARKILLVEDEPALVITLSDRLTSEGYVVESAGDGTTGLERAATGTFDLVVLDVMLPGRDGFDVCRELRRRGCEVPVLMLTARSQSVDKVVGLKLGADDYLTKPFEMMELLARVESLLRRARTPIAASVGTYAFGEVEVDFRRGEVLKEGRAVDVSALEFKLLSYLVEHRGQLLSRDQLLHEVWGYDATPYSRTVDVHVASLRHKLEPTPSKPRFILTLHGRGYKFVG
- a CDS encoding HAMP domain-containing histidine kinase, giving the protein MRNALSPSRAISAAGLAIVVLLLILAALQHHWLGEVSQAEKERMRTRMQGSAARFARDFDREVTRAFLLLDPAGPGWRQRESFASRRARWTASALFPDLVRAVFVAKEAEGGHLGLARVEDDTGQLVPAAWPQEWSDLRARLEGGGLAPGAGQTPRRGRALPAIVADVPALVVPILGPGRPAGDGEQGNRRGAPAGGYGIIWFNLDTIERKLLPELAARHFAGADGLEYRLEVVSLTSPQRVIYRAGAPPAERALGRSDAQVDLFGLLRSEESESLGAPPFPGPWAEPPTAEERVGPVGPRPATERTPETAAAPSRPPAQRPWRLLVVHPAGSLETAVAYARHRNLAMSMGTLLLLAFSMTMLLVSVRRSQRLARQQLEFTAGVTHELATPLAGMRSAAQNLADGVVREPAQVREYGALIDREGRRLTDMVEQVLAFAGLQSGRNAFARQRVAMERVIEEALAASRRSLDEKGIVVETKIAPGLPEIEGDGPALRRALENLIGNAIKYGAEGRYLRVGAGVGPGLGGSCLVVTVEDRGPGVAAEDLAHVFEPFYRGRGRSAGAVPGSGLGLTVVRGIVQAHGGRVTVESSAGKGAAFTILLPVAKGENGA